A single region of the Maledivibacter sp. genome encodes:
- a CDS encoding cohesin domain-containing protein has protein sequence MKIKKLGVYFIIFLVIWCSGSLVYAEKSKQTVSINNSVLEFDKIIYVDVSNGNDDINNGSKAKPFKTVEKAFTTIIDKSLDYAIVMGEGEYNFGTFTQFTTSKINKIAYIGTGQNTILKLKGWDYSNTRAKSNPCKSEHLFYNLVWDGNGINKNNTFGTLSNWEFNNIVFKNCPSGYGYFVPNNNSELTMNNCIKLDDEGSFLRTTHGTMKLTNCYGNFTSGYSTNQSNWDYKTNIITPKPNIGPNYNILDPDWENTGTGTNPDGTVANIGVFGGEFAWGDWEESQTLSLDIEASNYEMLGGTQFETYVVINNSNNIYAEDINITYDTDLFELFSTVPVNDNDLKIYHQKTATLGEARYVVASKGADCGLDGDAQILKLTFKAKNVNGSGDIAISSGIVADGKGIEVAPSCAGKTFTITRQNLGDVNKDGEFTLGDLAIAGRLFASKSDTWGEYEPDVDANGNVEDIDLTTIVQSILANENN, from the coding sequence ATGAAGATTAAAAAGTTAGGTGTTTATTTTATTATTTTTTTAGTAATTTGGTGTTCTGGATCTTTAGTGTATGCTGAGAAGAGTAAGCAAACTGTATCTATCAATAATTCCGTATTAGAATTTGACAAGATTATTTATGTAGATGTTAGTAATGGCAATGATGACATAAATAATGGTAGCAAGGCAAAACCCTTTAAAACTGTAGAAAAAGCCTTTACTACTATTATTGATAAATCATTAGATTATGCCATAGTTATGGGAGAAGGAGAATATAACTTTGGGACTTTTACTCAATTCACTACTAGTAAGATCAATAAAATAGCTTATATTGGTACAGGACAAAATACAATTTTAAAATTAAAAGGTTGGGATTATTCTAATACTAGAGCAAAAAGTAATCCCTGTAAATCAGAACATCTATTTTATAATTTAGTATGGGATGGAAATGGAATAAATAAAAATAATACATTTGGAACATTATCCAATTGGGAATTTAACAATATAGTTTTTAAAAATTGTCCAAGTGGTTATGGATATTTCGTTCCTAATAATAATTCAGAACTTACTATGAATAATTGTATTAAATTGGATGATGAGGGATCATTCTTAAGAACAACGCACGGTACAATGAAACTTACTAATTGTTATGGAAATTTCACATCAGGATATAGTACAAATCAAAGTAATTGGGATTATAAAACAAATATAATCACACCTAAGCCCAATATAGGGCCCAATTATAATATTTTGGACCCTGATTGGGAGAATACAGGGACAGGTACTAATCCAGATGGGACAGTTGCAAACATAGGAGTTTTTGGTGGGGAATTCGCTTGGGGTGATTGGGAAGAATCCCAAACTTTGAGTCTAGATATAGAAGCATCAAACTATGAAATGCTTGGTGGAACCCAATTTGAAACTTATGTTGTTATAAATAATTCAAATAATATTTATGCAGAAGATATTAATATTACATACGATACTGATTTATTTGAACTTTTTAGTACTGTTCCAGTAAATGATAATGATTTAAAAATATATCATCAAAAAACTGCAACATTGGGTGAAGCTAGATATGTGGTAGCAAGCAAGGGAGCAGATTGTGGGTTAGATGGAGATGCGCAAATACTAAAATTGACATTTAAAGCTAAAAATGTTAATGGTTCAGGAGATATAGCCATATCATCAGGTATTGTAGCAGATGGGAAAGGTATTGAAGTTGCTCCATCATGTGCGGGCAAAACATTTACAATTACTAGACAAAACTTAGGTGATGTTAATAAAGATGGGGAATTTACTTTAGGTGATTTGGCAATAGCTGGAAGATTATTTGCATCAAAATCTGACACTTGGGGAGAATATGAACCAGACGTAGATGCAAATGGGAATGTTGAAGATATTGATTTAACAACTATAGTACAATCAATATTAGCGAATGAAAATAATTAA
- a CDS encoding transposase, with the protein MPRKPRIHYEGALYHVIVRGNNKSYIFDNENDKLEYLKRVKKYKEKYKSKIYAYVIMDNHVHLLMEVSKTPLSKIMQLIQQTYTQYYNKKYNRTGHVFEQRYKAILCNKDEYLLALIRYIHKNPVKSNSSDINYKWSSHQEYLGNNLGICDVDFLLSMFSSHRELAEKKYLEYVMDKDIEIDEIMNYELILEEDIKIDNTDKVKIEKKNIDDIITEIERDYKINIEDIKGRARSRYISKIKQYFVREILKYRLMSQKELAEYLEITEMAVSKIANKV; encoded by the coding sequence ATGCCAAGAAAGCCAAGGATACATTATGAAGGAGCATTATATCATGTTATTGTAAGGGGTAATAATAAAAGTTATATATTTGATAACGAAAATGATAAATTGGAATACCTAAAAAGAGTAAAAAAATATAAAGAAAAATATAAAAGTAAAATATATGCCTATGTAATTATGGATAATCATGTTCATTTATTAATGGAGGTATCAAAAACACCATTATCAAAGATAATGCAACTTATCCAACAGACGTATACACAATATTATAATAAGAAATACAATAGAACTGGACATGTCTTTGAGCAAAGATACAAGGCAATACTTTGTAATAAAGATGAATACTTATTGGCACTAATTAGATATATTCACAAGAACCCTGTAAAATCTAATAGTTCTGATATCAATTACAAATGGAGTAGTCATCAAGAATATCTAGGAAATAATCTTGGAATTTGTGATGTAGATTTTCTATTGTCTATGTTTTCAAGTCACAGGGAACTGGCTGAGAAGAAATATTTAGAATATGTTATGGACAAGGATATTGAAATAGATGAAATTATGAACTATGAACTAATACTGGAAGAAGATATAAAAATAGATAATACAGACAAGGTGAAAATTGAAAAGAAAAATATAGATGATATTATTACAGAGATTGAAAGAGACTATAAGATAAATATTGAAGATATAAAAGGAAGAGCTAGGAGTAGATATATTAGTAAAATAAAGCAATATTTTGTTCGCGAAATATTGAAGTATAGATTAATGAGTCAAAAAGAATTAGCAGAATATCTTGAAATCACAGAAATGGCAGTTTCAAAAATTGCTAATAAAGTTTAA
- a CDS encoding DUF805 domain-containing protein, with protein sequence MDFKSYFSFEGRVNRAHFLRVIFLLGIFFNNIETDIGYLKSIFLYATCIIFAIAGICIIIKRLHDLEISGGFIFLLLIPFISTFLIILLVFIKGTYGPNKYGEDPLVVTDK encoded by the coding sequence TTGGATTTCAAGAGTTACTTCTCATTTGAGGGGCGTGTGAACCGCGCACATTTTTTACGTGTTATTTTTTTATTAGGTATTTTCTTTAATAACATCGAAACCGATATTGGATATTTAAAAAGCATCTTTTTATATGCTACCTGTATTATTTTTGCTATTGCAGGTATATGCATTATTATTAAAAGATTACACGACCTTGAAATATCTGGTGGCTTTATATTTTTACTGCTAATCCCTTTCATAAGTACTTTTTTAATTATACTTCTAGTATTTATCAAAGGCACCTATGGACCAAATAAATATGGTGAAGATCCATTGGTAGTGACAGATAAATAA
- a CDS encoding leucine-rich repeat domain-containing protein yields MRKIFMKTLGIVIVILVTFISTYTGVMADEIPLGSEIGIFALSDDIIYINGQRLQGYTVENEVAICIEDLIHCGFDGNWDSLLRESTFEYTGIKKGDNPNKIIKGKIQGNSIVSTDVKLYLDGDRIKAYSTGEYSLIKITDLIDFAKIEEGEAINITIDKETLNDLEIVKFKDKQLQQIIRQKLNQPYGRLFKRSLMGMETISEAEIGQIESLEGIEHLTNLKELQLRSAIRPKDIELLEKLPNLKRLKLGRESGYGLEFLKELKFLEDLQIEIVWSVKTIGELTNLKKLSLKTEANDLSSLSNLKNLRELALDSYSSESQDIDKKRPDIGKLLLELDNLQKLKLYVTPLDLVSNKYLGVKKLDFLDDFELLLNVRDNYSYLSEDVKNLSSLKEFTKVTKLSIYEKKEGANKVAVKSMMGVGYLKNLKELNIDTRNLNIMHTILPLNELKHLEKIYLNNQNVDNLEYFKDMSGLKEIYILNNRKEISDFKILGNFEALKTLKISFAESIDANEPLNISSLANLHMLENIELTGCKVNDISWIEGLKGLKTINLANNSIVDISSVASLNNIEEINLEYNGIEDIYPIIDNKKLKRLNVSYNDGVIIPIGFYLPDLEVLEWEGNDIKSVAFNQKMFKLKKLNLSRNSLETIKGIENIFNVEALDLDGNSISDIDFLSDMVNLKVLSLNHNRIEDIHPLTNLCYLESLGIGENRINNMNPILSLTNLKNLSLNEIMVKDILGEMNKSKNSSFFEDVKTTMKDFDATTDVVTIELEFYNFLQNCGFELLDETGEKTAFLIAPVLGLPRGEWRSALGYKTPGDDGLSLQLFTEYSPEKMPIKITIIADVDKQQADIYVDGELRLEKMRFDESVENIGRCILYGNVRLKGINKGSNE; encoded by the coding sequence ATGAGGAAGATATTTATGAAAACATTAGGGATTGTTATAGTTATCTTAGTTACTTTTATATCCACATATACCGGGGTTATGGCTGATGAAATTCCCTTAGGGAGTGAGATTGGTATATTTGCCCTAAGCGATGACATCATATACATTAATGGACAGAGGCTTCAAGGATATACTGTAGAAAATGAAGTAGCTATCTGTATTGAGGACTTAATACATTGTGGATTTGATGGCAACTGGGATTCATTGCTTAGGGAAAGCACCTTTGAATATACAGGGATTAAAAAAGGTGATAATCCAAATAAAATAATTAAGGGGAAAATACAGGGGAACAGCATAGTGTCAACAGATGTAAAACTTTATTTAGATGGGGACAGAATAAAAGCATATTCCACAGGGGAATATTCTTTAATAAAAATTACGGATTTGATTGATTTTGCCAAAATTGAAGAGGGAGAGGCTATTAATATAACAATAGATAAAGAAACCCTTAATGATCTAGAGATAGTAAAATTTAAGGATAAACAATTACAGCAAATAATAAGACAAAAACTAAACCAGCCATATGGAAGATTATTCAAAAGGTCTCTTATGGGAATGGAAACTATTTCAGAAGCTGAAATAGGACAAATAGAAAGCCTAGAAGGAATTGAACATCTAACAAACCTTAAGGAGTTACAACTAAGATCAGCTATTAGACCAAAAGATATAGAGTTATTAGAAAAGTTGCCAAATCTGAAAAGACTCAAACTAGGTAGAGAATCGGGATATGGTCTTGAGTTTTTAAAAGAATTAAAATTCCTTGAAGATTTACAAATTGAGATCGTATGGTCAGTGAAGACAATAGGAGAACTAACTAATCTAAAAAAATTATCCCTTAAAACAGAAGCCAATGACCTTAGTTCACTGTCAAACTTAAAGAATCTAAGGGAATTAGCACTTGATTCATATAGTAGTGAAAGTCAAGATATAGATAAAAAAAGGCCGGATATAGGTAAACTCTTATTGGAATTAGACAATCTTCAAAAATTAAAGCTATATGTTACTCCTCTAGACCTAGTAAGTAATAAATATTTAGGAGTTAAAAAATTAGATTTTTTAGATGATTTTGAATTGCTTTTAAATGTTAGAGATAATTATAGTTATCTAAGTGAGGATGTTAAAAATTTAAGCAGTTTAAAGGAGTTTACCAAGGTAACTAAATTAAGCATATATGAGAAAAAGGAAGGTGCAAATAAAGTAGCGGTAAAAAGTATGATGGGCGTAGGATATTTAAAAAACCTTAAAGAGTTAAATATAGATACAAGGAATTTAAATATTATGCATACTATTTTACCTTTAAATGAATTAAAACATTTAGAAAAAATTTATTTAAATAATCAGAATGTAGACAACTTGGAGTATTTTAAAGATATGTCGGGGCTAAAGGAAATATATATATTAAACAATAGAAAAGAGATAAGTGACTTTAAAATTTTGGGGAATTTTGAAGCTCTTAAAACATTAAAAATCTCCTTTGCTGAAAGTATTGATGCAAATGAACCCCTAAATATTTCTTCTTTAGCAAATCTACATATGTTAGAAAATATTGAACTTACAGGATGTAAAGTTAATGATATCTCGTGGATTGAAGGGTTAAAAGGCTTAAAGACAATCAACTTGGCCAACAATAGCATAGTGGATATATCATCGGTGGCAAGTCTAAATAATATTGAAGAAATTAATTTAGAATATAATGGGATAGAAGATATTTATCCTATAATTGATAATAAAAAATTAAAAAGATTAAATGTATCCTATAATGATGGTGTGATAATTCCAATTGGCTTTTATCTACCTGACCTTGAAGTGCTAGAGTGGGAAGGAAATGATATAAAGAGTGTTGCTTTTAATCAAAAAATGTTTAAACTTAAAAAATTGAATCTGTCACGTAATAGTTTGGAGACCATTAAGGGGATTGAAAACATATTTAATGTAGAGGCATTGGACTTGGATGGAAATAGTATATCCGACATAGATTTTCTATCGGATATGGTTAACCTAAAGGTACTTTCCCTAAATCATAATAGAATTGAAGACATTCATCCCTTAACAAACCTATGTTATTTAGAGTCCCTTGGTATAGGGGAAAATAGAATAAATAATATGAATCCAATTCTTAGCCTTACTAATTTGAAAAATCTAAGCTTAAATGAAATAATGGTAAAAGATATTTTAGGGGAGATGAACAAATCAAAGAATTCTAGTTTCTTTGAAGACGTAAAAACAACTATGAAAGACTTTGATGCTACAACAGATGTTGTTACAATAGAACTTGAGTTTTATAACTTTTTACAAAATTGTGGTTTTGAGTTACTTGATGAAACAGGAGAGAAGACAGCTTTCCTAATTGCACCTGTTTTAGGCTTGCCTAGGGGTGAATGGAGAAGTGCTTTAGGCTATAAAACACCTGGAGATGATGGACTTAGTCTGCAATTATTTACTGAATACAGTCCTGAAAAAATGCCTATTAAAATTACGATTATAGCTGATGTTGATAAACAACAAGCTGATATTTATGTGGATGGAGAACTTAGACTAGAAAAAATGAGGTTTGATGAATCGGTTGAAAACATTGGTAGATGTATATTGTATGGAAATGTTAGATTAAAAGGCATAAATAAAGGTTCCAATGAGTGA
- the thiE gene encoding thiamine phosphate synthase, with the protein MLSLKNRPVYLITDDSNFDFSTLYRKVEQSIQGGASIIQLREKQSSSLEFYNHALKLKELCNKHQALLIINDRLDIAQAVDADGVHLGQRDLPLVVARKILGNKKIIGISAKTTETALKAQEEGADYLGVGAVFPTSTKKDAEYISKEEFLDVRKMISIPIYAIGGINTRNAVELVNYKVDGIAVSSSILNAADPEKTTASFNNLFE; encoded by the coding sequence ATGCTTAGTTTAAAAAATCGCCCGGTTTACCTTATAACAGATGATTCCAATTTTGATTTTAGCACCCTGTATAGGAAAGTTGAACAATCGATTCAAGGCGGAGCAAGTATAATCCAATTGAGAGAAAAGCAGTCATCATCTTTAGAATTCTATAACCATGCATTGAAACTTAAGGAGCTATGCAATAAACATCAAGCCCTATTAATAATAAATGATAGACTTGATATAGCCCAAGCGGTGGATGCCGATGGGGTGCATTTAGGCCAAAGGGATTTACCCTTAGTGGTTGCTAGAAAAATTTTAGGTAATAAGAAAATCATTGGTATCTCTGCTAAAACCACTGAGACTGCTTTGAAAGCACAAGAAGAGGGTGCAGATTATCTAGGTGTGGGAGCTGTATTTCCCACAAGCACCAAAAAAGATGCCGAGTATATATCAAAGGAAGAATTTTTAGATGTGAGAAAGATGATTTCTATTCCTATATATGCAATAGGAGGAATCAATACCCGTAATGCTGTAGAGCTTGTTAATTATAAAGTGGATGGTATTGCCGTCTCATCTTCAATTTTAAATGCAGCTGATCCAGAAAAGACAACTGCATCTTTTAACAATTTATTTGAATAA
- the thiM gene encoding hydroxyethylthiazole kinase codes for MEINKKVSCSLDNVKEICPLIHHITNYVTVSRCADVVLALGASPVMASAPIEVADMVKISNALVLNIGTCSPENMKSMLIAGKAANENNIPVVLDPVGIGATPFRYNMIMEFLDELKFQVIKGNLSEIKCIAGLKSKSRGVDSLDLDENSANIAKTLAKKLDCTIAITGKHDVISNGKDTYVLNNGHMLLTTITGTGCMTTSLIGCYLGANNDSISSAIAGISTMSIAGELAAKRMTKLDGSGSFKTYLMDAIYNMDTATIIKEMKINHA; via the coding sequence ATGGAAATTAACAAGAAAGTCTCATGTAGCTTAGATAATGTAAAAGAAATTTGTCCATTGATTCATCACATCACTAATTATGTAACGGTTAGCAGATGTGCCGATGTAGTATTAGCTTTAGGGGCTTCCCCTGTAATGGCAAGTGCCCCCATTGAAGTAGCTGACATGGTAAAAATCAGCAATGCATTGGTATTAAATATAGGAACATGTTCTCCAGAAAATATGAAATCAATGCTAATAGCTGGGAAGGCTGCAAACGAGAATAACATACCTGTAGTGCTAGACCCTGTCGGTATTGGTGCTACTCCTTTTCGCTACAATATGATTATGGAGTTTTTGGATGAATTAAAATTCCAAGTAATAAAGGGTAATTTATCAGAAATAAAATGCATTGCTGGATTAAAGTCAAAAAGTAGAGGGGTAGATTCCCTAGATTTGGACGAGAACTCTGCAAACATCGCAAAGACCCTTGCTAAAAAGCTAGATTGCACTATAGCCATTACTGGAAAGCATGACGTAATATCAAATGGCAAGGATACCTATGTCTTAAATAATGGACATATGCTTCTAACTACCATAACCGGCACAGGTTGTATGACTACATCCTTAATTGGATGCTATTTAGGTGCCAATAATGACTCAATATCCTCGGCAATAGCGGGGATTTCAACTATGTCTATTGCCGGTGAACTTGCAGCAAAACGTATGACAAAGCTAGACGGCAGTGGAAGCTTTAAGACATATCTAATGGATGCAATATATAATATGGATACCGCCACCATTATAAAGGAGATGAAAATCAATCATGCTTAG
- the cytX gene encoding putative hydroxymethylpyrimidine transporter CytX — translation MNNSNTQLNSFHLLMLWFGASISIAEILTGGILAPMGFKTAFICIIIGHIIGTGILVLGGYIGAESKLPSILSTRISFGLYGSYLFSILNVLQLIGWTAVMIISGARSVNEITKIIWSFDHLSFWSIVIGGFICLWIFFGITGFKKLNVIAVSLLFLLTIVLSTVIFKSPNLFKAGTMDSLSIGGAIELSVVMPLSWLPLIADYTRFSKKTTSGLFGSFTGYFIGSCWMYTIGLAGAIVSGNPDPGAMMLAANLGIFALGIIVLSTITTTFMDAYSAGVTLLNIFPKLDEKKVALSMAIIGMVLAVVIPIEQYENFLYAIGSVFAPLFAVFITDYLVYKNKKLNDELLVNWGSFIVWGIGVFLYYQFIKIDFILGATVPVMCITSFLFIITKGVCKSWKLTRKSHVA, via the coding sequence ATCTTTTAATGCTTTGGTTCGGGGCATCTATTTCCATAGCTGAAATTCTAACCGGTGGAATACTAGCCCCTATGGGTTTTAAAACTGCGTTTATTTGTATCATTATAGGTCATATTATTGGAACAGGTATATTAGTTCTTGGAGGATATATCGGGGCCGAAAGCAAGCTCCCATCTATATTATCCACCAGGATTTCCTTCGGGTTATACGGTTCTTACCTATTTTCTATTTTAAATGTCCTTCAATTGATTGGTTGGACTGCAGTTATGATTATATCCGGTGCTAGAAGTGTTAATGAAATCACTAAGATCATCTGGTCCTTTGATCATTTGTCATTCTGGTCAATAGTCATTGGCGGATTTATCTGTCTATGGATTTTTTTCGGAATTACTGGATTCAAAAAACTCAATGTTATTGCCGTATCCCTATTATTCCTATTAACCATCGTTCTTAGTACAGTTATATTTAAAAGTCCAAACCTCTTTAAGGCCGGTACTATGGATTCATTATCTATAGGAGGAGCGATAGAGTTAAGTGTTGTAATGCCTCTTTCTTGGTTACCCCTTATCGCTGACTACACACGTTTTTCTAAAAAAACTACATCGGGTCTATTTGGTAGTTTTACTGGGTATTTTATAGGAAGCTGTTGGATGTATACAATAGGTCTTGCAGGAGCAATAGTTTCTGGGAACCCAGATCCAGGGGCTATGATGCTTGCAGCTAATCTTGGCATCTTTGCTTTAGGTATAATCGTTTTATCCACCATAACTACAACATTTATGGATGCCTACTCTGCAGGGGTAACTTTATTGAATATATTTCCAAAGCTTGACGAAAAAAAGGTTGCCCTTTCAATGGCTATAATCGGCATGGTTTTAGCAGTTGTCATCCCAATAGAACAATATGAAAACTTCCTTTATGCCATAGGTTCAGTATTTGCTCCTTTATTTGCAGTTTTTATTACTGATTATTTAGTATATAAGAATAAAAAATTAAATGATGAGCTTTTGGTAAACTGGGGTTCATTTATTGTATGGGGTATCGGCGTTTTCCTATATTACCAGTTTATTAAAATAGACTTTATATTGGGAGCAACTGTTCCTGTTATGTGTATAACCAGTTTTCTATTTATTATAACAAAGGGAGTATGTAAATCATGGAAATTAACAAGAAAGTCTCATGTAGCTTAG